One genomic segment of Chitinophaga sancti includes these proteins:
- a CDS encoding type 1 glutamine amidotransferase domain-containing protein, translating into MKTKVLIIVSNANVIGTHNRRTGTFLPEVAHPYAEFEKAGFEVDFASLTGDTPYLDALNLADDPDNLKFLTGKGWADMQQAKKLSTVDVSAYDVVFVPGGLAPMVDMPEAPLLKKVIAETYERNAVVGAVCHGPVSLLNVKLSDGSYLVNGKQITSFTTEEEDNYARKDVPFDLQTALTSQGAIFHAAAPWSANSIADGRLVTGQNPASAKGVGEKIVAILEK; encoded by the coding sequence ATGAAAACAAAAGTATTAATCATCGTATCCAATGCCAATGTAATTGGCACTCATAATAGAAGAACCGGTACCTTTCTGCCTGAAGTAGCACATCCTTATGCAGAATTTGAAAAAGCAGGTTTCGAGGTGGATTTTGCCAGCTTAACAGGTGATACCCCTTATTTAGATGCCTTGAACCTGGCCGATGATCCTGATAACCTGAAGTTCCTGACCGGCAAGGGCTGGGCAGATATGCAGCAGGCAAAGAAACTCTCCACTGTAGATGTGAGCGCATATGATGTCGTGTTTGTACCTGGTGGACTCGCACCAATGGTCGATATGCCGGAAGCTCCCTTACTGAAAAAAGTTATCGCTGAAACTTATGAACGGAATGCTGTGGTAGGTGCCGTGTGTCATGGACCTGTATCTTTGTTAAATGTGAAGTTGAGTGACGGGTCTTACCTTGTGAATGGCAAACAAATCACCTCTTTCACTACTGAGGAAGAAGACAATTACGCCAGGAAGGATGTACCTTTTGATCTGCAAACGGCTTTGACCAGTCAGGGTGCGATATTTCATGCAGCTGCGCCATGGTCTGCGAATAGTATTGCCGATGGCAGACTGGTAACAGGTCAGAACCCTGCTTCAGCAAAAGGAGTAGGCGAGAAAATAGTGGCTATTTTAGAAAAATAA
- a CDS encoding Crp/Fnr family transcriptional regulator codes for MDRLRQHIDAIAPLTDEEFEYVKGFFTLKKVRKNQFLIHEGDDAKYEYLVLSGIYKVFFVDNAGKEYIMQFAQQNWWMSDYYAFFKQKEASMFIECMEGGEVLYSTLASREKLSADLHKMEHFFRAKLTNGYVALQQRIRLLLSSTPQQRYEEFSRLYPELIERIPKKFIAEYLGVSRETLSRLYGKV; via the coding sequence ATGGATAGACTAAGACAACATATTGACGCCATTGCACCATTAACCGATGAAGAATTTGAGTATGTAAAAGGTTTCTTTACCCTGAAAAAGGTACGAAAGAACCAGTTCCTAATTCATGAAGGAGACGACGCGAAATATGAATACCTGGTCCTGTCAGGGATCTATAAGGTCTTCTTTGTGGACAATGCAGGAAAGGAATACATTATGCAGTTTGCACAGCAAAACTGGTGGATGTCCGACTACTATGCCTTCTTTAAACAAAAGGAAGCCTCCATGTTTATAGAATGTATGGAAGGTGGGGAAGTGCTCTATTCCACACTGGCGTCCAGAGAAAAGCTATCTGCTGACCTGCATAAAATGGAACACTTTTTCAGGGCCAAGCTTACCAATGGCTATGTTGCCCTGCAACAACGGATCAGGTTATTGCTTTCAAGTACGCCACAGCAGCGCTATGAGGAGTTTTCAAGGTTGTATCCTGAGTTGATAGAACGAATACCAAAGAAGTTTATAGCAGAGTACCTGGGGGTAAGCCGGGAAACCCTGAGCCGGTTATATGGTAAAGTGTGA
- a CDS encoding TonB-dependent receptor: MKLLFPIFSLLLLTSTVYAQQQHGSLNGVVTTKDGNPVAYVTVSLKGTSYGAATTDKGHFRINRVAPGTYTITVSAVNIQPQEKQVTVEAGQNETVNFELNINRTQLKEVMVNARTNSVKMDNPSQSLRLQEPLIEVAQNIQVVSNQSIKEQQIISMSDGIIRNVSGAVRLEHWGDLYTNITMRGSQVKAFRNGFNVVSSYWGPLTEDMSFVDHIEFVKGPAGFMISSGDPSGLYNVVTKKPTGQRKNEFSYTMGSYNLNRASLDLDGKLSKDGKILYRLNLSGQNKNSFRTNEFNDRYAFAPVVSFQVDDNTKITAEYTYQRANMSDVGSYYIFSPFGYATYDRTLSALPAGLKPTIINDHSFTVNVQHQIDENWKLTAQAAYYLYNQDGSSMWADSVEADGKYYRNTGIWEAKSTMSLGQFFLNGKVTTGPVVHKILTGIDMGNKKYVADYAQTHSLDTGTAPFDPFAPGLTLDNPSNGYPVFDHTLSLEARAAKGYGLINSRYSSFYLQDELGLFNNKLRLTLAGRYTYINQADFGTVSEAKRFTPRIGLSVSIDDYTSIYALYDQAFTPQAGAVSVGKLKPLTGNNTEVGIKRDWMEGKWNTTVSVYRILKENELTADPNAPANSGLSIVFGQRRAQGVEFDLRGEILPGLDLTANYALTDSKVSKVNPGVSEATGIKVGDVVPGYSKHVANAWLTYKLRTGKLRGAGISGGFTYLAGRETDTWSVGLQRLPDYFKLDGGLFWEGNKLRITANAFNILDKYLFSGSYYSYINAYYYQAEAPRNYRLSISYKF, from the coding sequence ATGAAATTACTATTTCCTATTTTTTCTTTACTGTTGCTGACATCAACTGTATATGCGCAACAACAACACGGCAGTCTGAACGGCGTAGTCACCACAAAAGACGGTAATCCTGTAGCTTATGTAACCGTAAGCCTCAAAGGTACGTCTTATGGCGCTGCAACGACCGACAAAGGCCATTTCCGTATCAACCGTGTGGCACCAGGCACCTATACTATCACCGTAAGTGCAGTCAATATCCAACCACAGGAAAAACAGGTGACTGTAGAAGCTGGTCAGAATGAAACCGTAAATTTTGAACTGAACATCAATAGAACCCAGCTCAAAGAAGTGATGGTCAATGCACGTACCAATAGTGTGAAGATGGACAATCCATCGCAGTCCCTACGCCTGCAGGAACCATTGATAGAAGTGGCACAAAATATCCAGGTGGTTTCCAACCAGTCTATCAAAGAGCAACAGATCATCAGTATGAGCGATGGCATCATCCGTAATGTGAGTGGTGCTGTAAGATTAGAACACTGGGGCGATCTGTATACCAATATCACTATGCGTGGCTCCCAGGTAAAGGCATTCCGCAACGGGTTTAATGTAGTCAGCTCCTATTGGGGACCACTCACGGAAGATATGAGTTTTGTAGACCACATTGAATTCGTAAAAGGCCCGGCAGGATTCATGATCAGCAGTGGCGACCCAAGTGGTTTGTATAATGTGGTGACGAAGAAACCTACCGGTCAGCGCAAAAATGAATTCAGCTATACGATGGGTAGTTATAACCTGAACCGTGCTTCGCTGGACCTGGATGGAAAGTTAAGCAAAGATGGAAAGATCCTCTACCGCCTGAACCTTTCCGGTCAAAACAAAAACTCTTTCAGAACAAATGAGTTCAACGATCGGTATGCTTTTGCACCGGTCGTTTCTTTCCAGGTAGATGATAATACCAAGATAACTGCCGAGTATACCTACCAGCGTGCAAATATGTCTGACGTAGGATCTTATTATATATTCAGCCCATTTGGTTATGCCACTTATGACCGTACTTTAAGTGCCCTGCCAGCTGGCCTGAAACCTACCATCATCAACGACCACAGCTTTACCGTTAATGTGCAGCACCAGATCGATGAAAACTGGAAACTGACCGCACAAGCTGCTTATTATCTCTATAATCAGGATGGCTCATCTATGTGGGCAGATTCTGTAGAAGCTGATGGTAAATATTACAGGAACACAGGTATTTGGGAAGCAAAAAGTACCATGTCTTTAGGGCAGTTTTTCCTGAATGGTAAGGTAACTACTGGTCCTGTGGTACACAAGATCTTAACAGGTATTGACATGGGTAATAAAAAGTACGTGGCGGATTATGCACAAACACATTCGCTGGATACCGGCACTGCACCATTCGATCCTTTTGCACCAGGCCTGACCCTCGATAATCCATCCAACGGGTACCCTGTGTTTGACCACACCTTAAGCCTGGAAGCAAGAGCCGCTAAGGGTTATGGCCTTATCAACTCCCGCTATTCCAGCTTTTACCTGCAGGATGAATTGGGTTTATTCAATAACAAATTGAGACTGACATTAGCAGGTCGTTATACTTATATCAACCAGGCCGATTTCGGTACGGTGAGCGAAGCAAAACGCTTTACACCACGAATAGGTTTGAGTGTATCTATTGACGACTATACTTCTATCTACGCATTATATGACCAGGCATTTACCCCACAGGCAGGTGCTGTGAGCGTGGGTAAATTAAAACCATTGACAGGTAATAATACAGAGGTTGGCATTAAAAGAGACTGGATGGAAGGGAAATGGAATACCACCGTATCTGTATACCGCATCTTAAAAGAAAATGAACTGACTGCAGATCCGAATGCTCCGGCAAATTCTGGACTGAGTATTGTATTTGGTCAGAGAAGAGCACAGGGTGTGGAGTTCGATCTCCGTGGTGAAATTCTGCCTGGTTTGGACTTAACAGCAAACTATGCCTTGACGGATTCAAAAGTGAGCAAGGTAAATCCGGGTGTTTCTGAAGCTACAGGTATTAAAGTGGGCGACGTGGTGCCTGGTTATTCAAAGCATGTGGCCAATGCATGGCTGACATATAAACTACGGACCGGTAAGCTGAGAGGCGCTGGTATTTCAGGTGGGTTTACGTATCTGGCAGGTCGTGAGACAGATACATGGAGTGTAGGGTTGCAGCGATTACCGGATTATTTCAAACTGGATGGTGGTTTATTCTGGGAAGGAAATAAATTGCGCATCACGGCGAATGCTTTTAATATATTAGATAAGTATTTGTTTAGTGGGTCGTATTATTCTTATATCAATGCTTATTACTATCAGGCAGAAGCGCCGAGAAATTATCGGTTGTCTATTTCTTATAAGTTTTAA
- a CDS encoding PadR family transcriptional regulator, with protein sequence MPYFVLKALDAKERYGYELIQHLKEDFNTEVTESTMYPLLTRLQKEELLIYKWIEQPTGIPRKYYYISEDGRAHLAAMKKSIDENFIK encoded by the coding sequence TTGCCATACTTCGTTCTAAAGGCGCTTGACGCCAAGGAACGCTATGGCTACGAACTCATTCAGCATCTAAAAGAGGATTTCAACACCGAGGTGACTGAAAGCACCATGTACCCACTACTGACCCGGCTTCAGAAAGAGGAGTTACTAATCTACAAATGGATAGAACAACCAACGGGTATCCCCCGCAAGTACTATTACATTTCAGAAGATGGCAGGGCACACCTGGCGGCAATGAAGAAATCTATAGATGAAAATTTTATAAAATAA
- a CDS encoding alpha/beta hydrolase, protein MKKITITFLTLLIAIAGIAQDIAGSWNGKLGPLRVVLNIQKSDTGYNVTLDSPDQGAKGIPVSEFTYNNPDIHLKIDAVHAAYTGEYKTDSLTGTFTQGSKTLPLTFVRGFVEPVKHPQEPTLPLPYYSEEVTFEDTQAHVTLAGTLTLPRKTGSYPAVILITGSGQQNRDEELLGHKPFLIISDYLTRQGIAVLRYDDRGVAKSTGDFKSATSLDFANDVESAIAYLKTRKEIKQIGLIGHSEGGLIAPIVAARNKNVAFIVMLAGTGIRGDELLLKQTALVLHAQGTADSAITKINSTNKGAFDIILNNDDDSTIKRDLTSYYKQLGEGNPEEEVKEMMHPWPWIKFFMKYDPTTSLRKVHCPVLAVNGDKDLQVPAKDNLPKIAAALKEAGNKDATIKEYEGLNHLFQECKTGSPTEYARIEQTFSPLVLEEITKWIKIRTVH, encoded by the coding sequence ATGAAAAAGATTACGATCACTTTTCTAACCCTGCTCATAGCTATTGCCGGGATTGCACAGGACATTGCTGGTAGCTGGAATGGCAAGCTGGGGCCACTACGCGTGGTATTAAATATTCAAAAGTCGGATACCGGGTACAACGTTACATTAGATAGTCCGGACCAGGGAGCGAAAGGTATTCCTGTAAGTGAATTCACTTACAACAACCCTGACATTCATTTAAAAATCGATGCCGTTCATGCCGCATACACTGGTGAATATAAAACCGATAGCCTGACAGGTACGTTTACCCAGGGAAGTAAAACATTGCCACTTACATTTGTAAGAGGTTTTGTGGAACCTGTCAAACATCCACAGGAACCAACATTACCGCTTCCTTACTATTCTGAAGAGGTCACCTTCGAAGATACCCAGGCACATGTAACACTGGCTGGCACCCTGACCCTGCCCAGGAAAACCGGCTCCTACCCTGCTGTAATTCTTATCACAGGCAGCGGCCAACAAAACCGGGATGAGGAACTACTGGGACATAAACCATTCCTGATTATTTCAGACTACCTGACCCGTCAGGGAATTGCAGTGTTGCGATATGACGACCGGGGAGTAGCTAAGTCAACCGGTGATTTCAAATCAGCTACCTCGCTGGATTTCGCTAACGATGTAGAAAGCGCCATTGCCTACCTGAAGACACGCAAAGAAATAAAACAAATTGGATTGATAGGGCATAGCGAAGGCGGATTGATCGCACCGATAGTCGCAGCAAGAAATAAAAATGTAGCCTTCATAGTTATGCTGGCCGGTACGGGTATCAGGGGTGATGAATTACTCCTCAAACAAACAGCATTGGTATTACATGCACAAGGAACAGCAGATAGTGCCATTACAAAAATTAATTCGACAAATAAAGGAGCTTTTGACATCATCCTCAACAATGATGATGATAGTACGATCAAAAGAGACCTGACATCCTATTATAAGCAATTGGGAGAAGGAAATCCGGAAGAGGAGGTGAAAGAAATGATGCATCCATGGCCATGGATCAAGTTCTTTATGAAATATGATCCAACCACTTCTCTCAGGAAAGTGCATTGTCCTGTGCTGGCGGTAAATGGAGATAAAGATCTGCAGGTACCAGCAAAGGACAACCTGCCAAAAATAGCGGCAGCGCTGAAAGAGGCAGGAAATAAAGATGCAACGATCAAAGAGTATGAGGGTTTAAATCACTTGTTCCAGGAATGCAAAACAGGGAGTCCGACAGAGTATGCGAGGATTGAACAGACCTTTTCTCCATTGGTGTTAGAAGAGATTACTAAATGGATTAAAATAAGGACGGTGCATTAG
- a CDS encoding DUF2200 domain-containing protein: MDHHERIAKLTFAGVYPMYLQKVEKKGRTKEELDQVIEWLTGFNIHQQTELIKEKVTFATFFQKATINPNAHLITGVICGYRVEEIDNPLTQQIRYLDKLVDELAKGKKMEKILRTEH; this comes from the coding sequence ATGGACCATCATGAACGTATCGCAAAACTTACCTTCGCCGGTGTCTACCCCATGTACCTCCAAAAGGTAGAAAAGAAAGGCCGGACAAAAGAAGAACTGGATCAGGTGATCGAATGGTTAACCGGTTTCAATATCCATCAACAAACCGAACTCATTAAAGAAAAAGTAACTTTTGCCACCTTCTTCCAAAAGGCAACCATAAATCCCAATGCACACCTCATTACCGGTGTGATCTGCGGCTATCGTGTAGAGGAGATCGACAACCCCTTAACCCAACAGATACGGTACTTAGATAAGCTGGTAGATGAGTTGGCCAAAGGGAAGAAGATGGAAAAGATATTAAGAACGGAGCACTAA
- a CDS encoding SMP-30/gluconolactonase/LRE family protein, which produces MNCTIGFTYFGEEKTNYMNSIHALITFCLISTQVAAQLSVVAPGAQLKKLPATFAFSEGPAVNKKGDIYFTDQPNDKIWKYDTKGKLTLFMDKTGRSNGLYFDQKGNLIACADEKDELWSISPDKKVTVLLSLFEGKRLNGPNDLWIDAKGGIYFTDPYYQREYWDRKQPDIAGQKVYYLRKGESAPIIVEDGVVKPNGIVGTPDGKYLYVADIAANKTYRFEINADGSLKNKQEFVPQGSDGMTLDSEGNLYITGNGVTVYDNTGKKLGNIPVSKSWTGNVCFGGKDRKLLFITASEGVYTLRMRVRGVE; this is translated from the coding sequence ATGAATTGTACAATCGGTTTTACTTATTTTGGGGAAGAGAAAACTAATTATATGAACAGCATCCACGCTTTAATTACTTTTTGTTTGATTTCGACCCAGGTAGCCGCCCAGCTCAGCGTAGTCGCACCCGGTGCTCAACTAAAAAAACTCCCTGCTACATTTGCTTTTTCAGAAGGTCCGGCGGTGAATAAAAAAGGAGATATTTATTTCACTGACCAACCGAATGATAAAATATGGAAGTATGATACAAAAGGGAAACTCACTTTATTTATGGATAAGACCGGGCGTTCCAATGGTTTGTATTTTGATCAAAAAGGGAACCTGATCGCATGTGCAGATGAGAAGGATGAGCTTTGGTCTATTAGCCCTGATAAAAAAGTAACCGTGCTATTGAGTCTATTTGAAGGCAAGCGATTGAATGGGCCGAATGATTTATGGATTGATGCAAAAGGTGGAATTTATTTTACTGATCCGTATTATCAAAGAGAATATTGGGATCGGAAACAGCCTGATATTGCCGGACAGAAGGTGTATTATTTGCGCAAGGGAGAAAGTGCACCGATAATAGTGGAAGATGGTGTAGTAAAGCCAAATGGGATTGTGGGTACGCCGGATGGCAAGTATTTGTATGTGGCGGATATAGCGGCGAATAAGACCTATAGATTTGAAATCAATGCGGATGGGAGTTTGAAAAATAAACAGGAGTTTGTGCCGCAGGGATCTGATGGGATGACGCTGGATAGTGAGGGCAATTTGTATATAACAGGGAATGGAGTGACAGTGTATGATAACACAGGTAAAAAACTGGGGAATATACCGGTTTCGAAGAGCTGGACGGGGAATGTGTGTTTTGGAGGGAAAGATAGGAAGCTACTGTTTATTACAGCGTCAGAGGGGGTGTATACGTTGAGGATGAGGGTGAGAGGGGTAGAGTGA
- a CDS encoding Gfo/Idh/MocA family oxidoreductase, with protein sequence MNSRRVFLQNLAMASIAIPFTNFKLYEEKPLRVAICGLGGYGTRVAEAIQSCSRVKLVGVISGTPSKIKAWQAKYNIPEKNCYNYENFDEIRNNPDIDAVYVITPNALHHDQVIRVAKAGKHAICEKPMAVNAKEGEEMVEACKKANVKLLVGYRMHFEPNTLEVIRMRNNGDFGKVLFFQGLCGFKIGDPSQWRLNKQLAGGGSIMDIGIYAINGARYMTGEDPVWVTAQETKTDHVKFKEGVDETIQFQFGFPSGAAASCLSTYAMNNLDKFFLNGDKGFAEMQPSTNYGPIKGRTNKGELTKPHTIHQAVQMDEMAAIIFDNKQPIVPVNGEEAVKDLKIIDAIYEAARTGKKVNLHL encoded by the coding sequence ATGAATTCCCGTCGTGTCTTTTTACAAAACCTTGCCATGGCTTCTATTGCCATTCCATTCACCAATTTCAAACTGTACGAAGAGAAACCCCTTCGTGTCGCCATTTGTGGGCTGGGAGGGTACGGTACCCGCGTTGCCGAAGCCATCCAATCCTGCTCGCGCGTCAAACTCGTCGGGGTCATCAGTGGCACGCCTTCAAAGATCAAAGCCTGGCAGGCCAAATACAATATTCCGGAAAAGAATTGCTATAACTATGAGAACTTTGACGAGATCAGAAATAACCCTGATATAGATGCTGTGTACGTCATTACACCTAATGCCCTACATCATGACCAGGTCATTCGCGTTGCAAAAGCAGGTAAACATGCGATTTGTGAAAAGCCAATGGCAGTTAATGCAAAAGAAGGGGAGGAAATGGTAGAGGCCTGCAAAAAGGCCAATGTAAAGCTCCTGGTAGGTTATCGTATGCACTTTGAACCCAATACCCTCGAAGTCATTAGAATGCGTAATAACGGGGATTTCGGTAAGGTTCTTTTTTTTCAGGGACTTTGTGGATTTAAGATCGGCGATCCCAGCCAATGGCGTCTTAATAAACAATTAGCTGGCGGAGGATCAATCATGGATATCGGTATCTATGCCATCAATGGCGCAAGATATATGACAGGAGAGGACCCTGTCTGGGTAACCGCACAGGAAACCAAAACAGACCATGTGAAATTTAAAGAAGGGGTAGACGAAACGATCCAGTTTCAATTCGGGTTTCCCAGTGGCGCTGCGGCCTCCTGTCTGTCTACTTATGCGATGAACAACCTGGACAAGTTCTTCCTGAACGGAGATAAAGGCTTTGCTGAAATGCAGCCCTCTACTAACTACGGACCCATTAAAGGACGGACTAACAAAGGAGAATTAACCAAACCTCATACCATTCACCAGGCAGTTCAAATGGATGAAATGGCAGCTATTATTTTTGATAATAAACAACCCATCGTGCCAGTCAATGGCGAAGAAGCCGTTAAAGACCTGAAGATTATAGATGCTATCTATGAGGCAGCACGTACTGGCAAAAAGGTAAACCTGCATCTATGA
- a CDS encoding right-handed parallel beta-helix repeat-containing protein, which yields MIKTNKMVVILYAMIFVLPVCALSQTTFYVSSNGSDTNAGTSQQPFLSVTKALAAARTTQGQVIIRLFGGTYYLESPIVFTPEDSRRDDETLTITNVENETVTISGGVRLKNLQWSKYKGGVWQTRVGPGLIFDQLFVNRRLQHMARYPNYDSSARFLGGTAADALSKERTARWQNPGGGYVHALHRSEWGDFHYLIKGKDSLGELILEGGWQNNRRMGMHPVHRFVENIFEELDSPGEWYYDKKIGLLYYYPPEGLDIKTATFETPRIRHLIEFKGTEAAPVKNIRISGLTLMHTLRTFMENKEPLLRSDWTIYRGGAVLLTGAIHCAIDDCVVRDVGGNAIFFNNYNRDCEVAGCLISDIGASAVCFVGDPAAVRSPSFEYNEFVPSEEMDRSPGPRTNNYPASCRVYNNLLFNLGIVEKQSAGIELSMCRHITASHNTIYDVPRAGINVSEGTWGGHEIAYNDVFNTVKESGDHGSFNSWGRDRYWHPDKKKLDAIVATNFDLVLLDVVDPILLHHNRMRCDHGWDIDLDDGSSNYRIYDNLCLNGGIKLREGVNRVVENNIMVNNTFHPHVWFENSNDVFKHNVVATGYLPIGIKEWGQEVDYNVFPDSMSLKAAWERGTDRHSVCVPLDFQQPQQGDFRLKESSKAFEIGFKNFPMDSFGVVSLKLKALAKKIPLPTLVTLNYADGDEAIEFMGAKVKTLRTLGERSATGMDETRGALVVSVMQGTTAAKFLQPNDVILFLNGKRIDNVRDLSEARMGVGTSTDIAIFRNQKEIRKNINLKDSNKPN from the coding sequence ATGATTAAAACGAACAAAATGGTTGTTATACTTTATGCAATGATTTTTGTATTGCCGGTATGTGCTCTTTCACAAACCACTTTTTATGTTTCATCCAATGGCAGCGATACTAATGCAGGAACCTCACAGCAGCCATTTCTGTCTGTTACGAAAGCCCTTGCAGCGGCTCGGACAACTCAGGGGCAAGTGATCATCAGGCTTTTTGGCGGTACTTATTACCTGGAAAGCCCTATTGTTTTTACACCGGAGGATTCCAGGCGAGATGATGAAACCCTCACCATAACCAATGTTGAAAATGAAACGGTCACTATCAGCGGGGGAGTACGGCTGAAAAACCTTCAGTGGAGCAAATATAAAGGTGGTGTTTGGCAAACCAGGGTTGGGCCAGGCCTTATTTTTGACCAGCTATTCGTTAATCGTCGCTTGCAGCATATGGCCCGTTATCCTAATTATGACTCGTCCGCCCGCTTCCTGGGCGGTACTGCAGCCGATGCTTTAAGTAAGGAACGAACTGCCCGTTGGCAAAACCCTGGTGGAGGTTATGTACATGCGCTCCACCGTTCAGAATGGGGTGATTTTCATTATCTGATCAAAGGGAAGGATAGCCTCGGCGAACTTATACTTGAAGGCGGGTGGCAGAATAACAGGCGTATGGGTATGCATCCCGTCCACCGTTTTGTAGAGAACATTTTTGAGGAACTCGATTCACCCGGGGAATGGTACTACGATAAGAAAATCGGTTTGTTATATTATTATCCACCAGAAGGGCTTGATATAAAGACCGCAACATTTGAAACACCTCGTATTCGTCATCTCATTGAATTCAAAGGAACCGAAGCTGCGCCAGTGAAGAATATTCGAATTAGCGGACTTACGCTAATGCATACATTGCGCACTTTCATGGAGAACAAAGAACCATTGTTGCGAAGTGATTGGACTATTTATCGCGGAGGTGCCGTTCTCCTTACCGGAGCGATTCATTGCGCGATAGATGACTGTGTAGTCAGGGATGTAGGTGGCAATGCTATCTTCTTTAACAATTATAACCGGGATTGCGAGGTCGCCGGCTGTTTGATTTCCGATATTGGCGCCAGCGCTGTATGTTTTGTGGGCGACCCAGCAGCGGTACGTTCACCCAGCTTTGAGTATAACGAATTTGTTCCATCGGAAGAGATGGACCGCTCGCCTGGGCCCCGCACCAATAATTATCCGGCATCATGCAGAGTATACAATAACCTCTTGTTTAACCTTGGTATTGTTGAAAAACAATCAGCCGGCATTGAGCTGTCAATGTGCAGACATATTACGGCAAGCCATAACACCATTTATGATGTGCCGCGCGCCGGTATAAATGTTAGTGAAGGAACCTGGGGTGGACATGAGATCGCCTATAATGATGTATTCAATACAGTTAAAGAAAGCGGCGATCATGGCTCTTTTAATTCCTGGGGACGGGATCGGTACTGGCACCCTGATAAAAAGAAACTTGACGCTATTGTGGCTACCAACTTTGATCTTGTATTACTGGATGTAGTAGACCCTATTTTGCTTCATCATAACCGCATGCGTTGCGATCACGGTTGGGATATAGATCTGGACGATGGCTCCAGCAATTACCGGATCTATGATAATCTTTGTCTAAACGGCGGCATAAAACTTAGAGAAGGCGTGAACCGGGTAGTAGAAAATAATATTATGGTTAATAACACCTTTCATCCGCATGTGTGGTTTGAAAACAGCAACGATGTTTTTAAACATAATGTTGTTGCTACCGGTTACCTGCCTATTGGCATTAAGGAATGGGGGCAGGAGGTCGACTATAATGTCTTTCCGGATTCAATGTCGCTGAAAGCTGCCTGGGAAAGGGGTACAGATAGACATTCTGTATGCGTACCGCTTGATTTTCAGCAGCCACAACAAGGCGATTTCAGGCTAAAGGAAAGTTCAAAGGCTTTTGAAATAGGGTTTAAAAACTTTCCAATGGATAGTTTTGGCGTTGTTTCTCTTAAACTGAAGGCACTGGCAAAAAAGATTCCCCTGCCGACACTTGTAACACTAAATTATGCGGATGGGGATGAAGCCATTGAATTTATGGGCGCGAAGGTAAAGACCCTGCGCACGCTGGGAGAGCGGTCTGCCACGGGTATGGATGAAACAAGGGGAGCGTTGGTCGTATCGGTTATGCAAGGTACAACCGCAGCAAAATTCCTACAGCCCAATGATGTCATTCTCTTTTTGAATGGGAAAAGAATTGACAATGTCCGGGATCTAAGCGAAGCCAGGATGGGGGTTGGTACAAGTACTGACATTGCAATTTTTAGAAATCAGAAAGAAATCAGGAAGAATATTAATTTGAAGGATAGTAACAAACCAAATTGA